The genome window aggaggggagacctgTAGAACTCATGAGGGCGGGAGAaaccacgaagagagaaagaaaaaactgctctcagcgttttGGGCTgcggccactttaatgctggagcacatgcagcaggagccggcagaagctgcagctgtgcactttagatggaattacttggaggtggaaggggagaagaggactttggtggcccccaggacagcaagaccactaacagggttcctgtggacccacacaggagtgaggagccagaacagctgaaaaaggggagccactcagaggccggtcaGTCATCACAGGGGACTtgcgcagggcctgtcccatgggaagtgtttggagcatgggctgtgggggagacaggctcaccaggagaacactgggacacagcaaggacagccgatctgccccccaatcagtgcaggaccactcagagtagactggttgggaatgcagaattgcatggggtgcagtttgatgaaaaaactcaggcccagatcagagcttctacacaacccaggtgcaccgagtctcagagctggaagtacctataaggtcaaccattaaaccctgagctgcacaaaaagccttccctagggaaacagcagcaaagcagcaatttagctcaaacacacaGCTCAAGgactggttctcacaggaagttcccattttagaagcaagcaaaggacaaaaacttagttccagcccaggcacaccatgaatgccttgggacccaccaggggacatgaggcatggagtcaggggcaggacccctgcccacaaccactcataccaccagcaactcagggccccacccagaacCTGACGATTGGAGTCAAGGACTGGACTCTACTTCCACATActggcacaccaccaatgcctaggaACCTGCCAGGGACccagggctagcagccagggacctgacccccttcccacaaccaggcatggtatgacagtgcctcagggccccacctgggggcccaaggcatggagaaggggaccggacctccctcccacaaccaggcacaacacgcCAGTACCTTGGGGTTCGCCCAAGGACCTGAGGATAAAGCCAGGGACCGggcccccctcctacaaccaggcaccctgtgctgGTTCCCCTAGGCCCACAAGGAGaaccggggcatggagaaggggatcagacccccgcccacaaccaggcaccccacacCAGTGCCCTGAGGCTCACAAGgtgacccagggtatggagctggggactggacccccttcccacaaccaggcaccatGCCAGTGCTCCGGGTCCCacacagggacctggggtatggaaccagggaccggacccctcctcccacaaccaggcaccttttgccagcacctcggggcctgccctggggcatggagaagggaactaaacccccctcccacacccaggcacactgcaccagcacctcagggcccacctacGGACCTGGGGTAagaagctggggactggacccccccacacacaaccaggcactgAGATAGtgcatcagggccctgcccaggggcccaaggcatggagaaggggaccagacccccctccgacaaccaggcacaccgtgccagtgccttgggacccacttgGTGACCCAGtgcatggaactggggatcagacactctccacaaccaggcacactgccagcaccacagagcatgccaaaaacatctcctccatgtgggtagcccaccacagtcaccacgaTAACCCATAGCTGCCACgaaggcggctagatgccacaaccaccacgcagatggtctgccagccattggagtgagttgacacaaggagagtcaccagcagagataaagaaaggaggaggatgtctctctctgcagagcccatttcatagtgatggaagagacatctgctctgtgatagtactgggggacctgatcatgcctctcagcatgggacagatcatttaggcagcaaatcaacaaagtaaccattattccttcagagggagagaagaaatctagggtgattagagggggtaggggggagagaaagggggatgaggagggattggacaaggggcataaagaataattacaatttgtaacaatatatatgctactaatattgatttgatccacgtatctcaatgttgaaccccccccccaaaaaggttaaatgaggtcataagtgtggggccctaatccagagtaattaaggttaaatgaggtcataagggtgggaccctaatccaatctgactggtatccatataagaggaagagacaccagggatgcacGTGCACAGGAAAAAGCCACATGAGGACTCAGCGAGaggacagccatctgcaagccaaggagagaggcatcAGGAGAAACCAAATCGCCTACAActtgttcttggacttccagcttctagaactgtgagaaataaatttgttctttCGTTCTTGAAGCtgcctagtctatggtattttgctatggcagctTGAACAAACTAATACACTTCGTGATATGTGAAAATCACATGAATTTCAAATTCCAGAGTccattaataaaatgttattagaacacagccttgcttgtttatttacatattgtcactggttgcttttgtgctacaatggcagagttgagtagttatgaCAGAGTCCGTATGACCagtaaaatctgaaatatttaccatctggtcCTTTTCAGAGGTGTGTGGACCCCTGCTCTGAGAAACTTGAGAGCACTCATTTTTTAACATAAGAAGTGTCTTGCTCACTTCTGCAGTGTTTGGCACCCAGTGGGTCCCCCCAGCCCCTATGCTACCTGGCTCCAATCCCAGAGGGGCTGGGTCCCACCTCTGTTGCCAATGTCCTGTGTCAAATGACTTGGCTTGAAAAGCAGATCCTACACCTTGACCTCCCTGTACATCCAGAGCAGCATCTGTGCCCACACCAGATCACCCCCAGTAGCTCCGACACTGCTAGTTCTCGCCCTAGACAAATCTACCATGATTCTTGACACAGGTCCCTCCCTCTGCTTGGGAAGCTGGACAGGGGTGGTTTCCTCTCCACTGAGGCATAGATGGCAACTAATTACAAGAGGACTACATCACCTAATATTTGATGTTTCTTATGGTATGTTTAAACAGtctgttaacttttaaaaagacatttcatatttacaaaagttatttcaaatataaacacttattttttaaaaaccacacttATTATGGCTGGAAACAACATCCCAGAATACTTTAGCTTATTCTGGCCAAATAAAATCATATGGCCTCCCTAATCCCCTGACCTCCAAAGTTGAAGATCTCCAACTAGGACTTTTAGAGCCATTGTCCTGGTCCTTAGGGTACCCCGACTCAGTCGACACTGAAGCCAGGCTTTTTGGGAGTGTGGGGATGTTGACGTTGGCTTCAGAGAGGTCTGGGAAGGCACAGCACAGCAGACATCTGCCCTAGTCTCCAACATGAAGGCCCTGTATCCCAGCACAGCTTAGGAATTCTTAAAAAGCCAACTGTCACTAGCTTGGTAGCTCCCAGCTCAGCAACCAATACAAAACCCAGCACTGGAGAGCTAAAAAGATCACAAAGAATGGCAGAGCAGCCTTCATGGTGAAGCTGAACAGCTAGTTCTCAGTCCAGCTCATCACGCCAGCCTTGGGAATGACAGTCCTGCCTCACACTCATTGGAAGTCACATATTTACAAATGAGCTAATCAAAGCTTCTCAGCTAACAAGAATCTCCTTGAGGTAACTGAACACCCCACATACTTTCAACCTAGCTAATATTCAGTTTGCCAAATTAAAGAATGTAGATTTGCATCAGAAAGGAGACCAAGTAGTATAAGGACATAAATCATACATCACTTTCCCAAGTGTACTGCTGTAAAATCATGCATCATATATCTTTTGgccaatgacagaccacatagaTGATGGCGGTCCCCTAAGATTATAATGAAGCCGGAGGTGGGTAGCAGGCTGTACCGCTTAGGTTTGGGTAAGTATGCTCTGTGACATACACACAAAGGCGGAACTGCCTAACCATGTCTCAGACTATGTCCCTGTTGTTAAGCCACACATGATTGACTGTACTAGCTCCTTGTCTACATTTTCCAATTTACCTTTTATTTCCATCATCTGCTCTTCCACAGTTCTCCATTCTTGTGGGCATTTCTGTTCATCTGTCTCCCTGAATCAAAGTCAACATATCAGTATTTCCTGAGCATCACATTCTTGCCCCTTCATCTTCAGCATGGTTTACTAGAAATTGAAATAACAGCCAAAATATTTAGGccttatataaacaaatatagtcATCTCATCTGTGCTtttaaagttcaacttattatgtGGTAATAGGTATCATGGAAACAGGGGAGGGGTGTAGAAAGCTGCGTCATCAATACAGAAGGAACACATAAAGGCTGTCTGGGGCATATCCCTGATTGTGCTGTCACTCCAACTTTCTTCAGCTCAGCCCAAAGTTGAGTGAAGTGTACTGGTCTGCAAGATTGTATTGTTTCCAAGAAACAACATGGGAGCTAGATAGACCAACTGAGCAGGACACCAAGGTAATTTCCACCCCTAGTGCTGTTCAGCACAGCCACCTCCTTCCTGAGACCCAGAACAGGAGGTGTGCTTCCATAACAaagattttgtttgctttttggcagctggacgtatggggatctgaaccattgaccttggtgttagcaccatgctctcccaagtgagctaactggccagcccccaaaacaaAGATTTCTTTGAACAGCAGCACCCTTATAACCACACATTTTTGGATCAACCAAAGCTACTTCCTATCCTAGAAAGGACAGATACTACATGCAGCTAAAATACCATCAATCCAGAACTTTCAAGATGGCACCTTTCCCCAAACTTCTACACCACTCATTAAACACAGATTACAAACTGGTAATCTGCAGACCAAATTCAACTTGCAAATATTATTTGTTTGGCTgcctgtcttttaaaatttgatttagtTGGCAATACACGGGAGATGTTTATTCATATAAATATCTGGGTTTCCTGATTCTctgaaaaaagtgagaaaatttaTTTCCATATGAAAACAACCAGCTGGAGCTAAACAATTGTCAGACTGTCTGTGTACTCCTGGGCTTGCTATCCCCACCACTGCCTTATACCTTGCCAGTTTCCCTCAGTTATGTTACCTGCCTGCCACTGACACCTCCTTGATACATGTGTTTAACCATTATGTTCCTTCCAACCACGAGAACCTTCCTGATAGCTCAAGAGCTTTGCTGTTGGATGAAAACAGTTCGTGACCATATCTGCCCCAATCTGCCTGAGCCTGGGCTCTCTTCCTTCTCAGTAAAGAGAGCCTGTGGCAAGGAGACTTTCAGCAGGCTTTTCCACAGCATGGCCAAACTGTCAGTACATCAACTTTATTCTCCATGAAAATCTCTGAAGTAGCTGAGTCTCTTTAACTTATCCCACGTGGCTCTTCTGGAGTCTGTTCTAAGGGAGAAGCCAGCAGAGTCCATTAAACAAAGGGAAGGGTTTGGGGCCAAACTGCCCAACAGTcttcactgtgctcccagcagcCCAGCTTCATTGCCCCCATTTTGATCCTGATCTGGCATCTCTAAACCCAGACGCCTCAGGGAGTGTACAAAGAAGCGAGGAAGCTTGCACACCAAGTTGAGTTCCTCCTTCCTGGACCCCATGGCAGGTAGGACCAGTTGCCGGGCATGCAGGTGAAGGGGGACGTGGCGGGCCTTCGACTGTTGCAGCCCCAGCCTCTTTAGGATGCCAACAGACAGCTTCTATACAAAGAAAAGACAGACCCTTGAGAGCAAGGCCAACAGTCCATCCTGGACCAGCGTGCAGGGTCAGAAGACTTCCACTTACAGGGAACCAACACTAACCCCTCAGAAGGCACAGTAATGGACAGCCTGCTTCAGGGGCATATCTAGGAAGGGTTCAGAACCCAGGTAGGAGAAAAATGTCCacacaaaagatgctcctatcgGCCAATACTCTGGCATTCCAAGAAAAGGGGCTGTAACATCAAAGGATGAAAGAGTCCACCATGGTTCTTCAGCAGTAGCACAAAAGGCTGCTTTCAGCCTTCAGAAAGACTCCTCCCCTTGCCCACAACCTCCCAACAAATCCTGACACTAAACAAATGAAACAGTAAGGTTTTGCTAATAGATCCTGCAGCTCCGTGAAGACAGTAACTAACTGCTTATGAATTTCTCTAAAAGCTAGATAACCAGGATGGTACCAAATCAATACATCTTTGCAGATTCACTTCAGGGTTTTAACCAAGGGAAAGCGtacattctctctcttcttctgttgCACATCGGGTCAAACCAATATTACCTGTGGGGCCAACTTATTCCAGTCTGAGTACTTGTGATCACCAAGGACTGGACAATCCAACCCAAAAGACAGGTGAACTCGAAGCTGATgttttattccttaaaaaaagaagagacagagagagaaaacttaGAGGAGCTACAGGAACAATACCAGTGCTGGCATCTGCTTCAAATCATACTAAAACAAAGCAAAGTAAACTGGCAAAGTCCCAATCACAGTAAGGTATAAAGAATAACATGACAAACTATAAGCTATATACCACCAGCCAGCttaagaaatattataaatactCAACATATCCCTTGCCATCACAGTTCCCTCTTTCCACCACAGATAACCATCATCACGAACTTAGTGTCCACCATTACCCtaactttgtaaaaataattttactacataatgataaataatatcgttttgcacatttttaaattgtagtaaaaaatacataaaatttcccatttgaaccatttttaagtgtacagttccaTGGCATTAAATACGTTCACACTGTTTTGCAACCATTACCACCATTCATCtctagaactttctcatcttaacaaactgaaattctgtacccactaaacaatACTCTCTATTCCTCTCTGCTTCCTTCATGCCCCTCACCAAGCTTTTGGCGACCACcactctattttctgtctctatgaatttcattattttaggtacctcacataagtagaatcatacagtatttttccttttgtgtctggcttatttcactgagcataatgtcttaaaggttcatacatgttgtaccatgtgtcagaatttcctttcctttaaaattcttttaaggctaaaaataacattctattgtacatatatacaatattttgcCTCTCCATGCACCCATCAATAAACATTTGGATTGTCTCCACTTTTTGGCTTCTGTGagtaatactgctatgaacatgagtgtacaaacATGTGTTTGAATCTCTGCTTTCAGTGCTTaaggtatatatccagaagcgGACTTTCtagatcatacggtaattctacatttaattttttgaggaaccacttggcacatttttttccttttttctttttttaactcaCCACTATAAAAAGGAggacatacattttttttttaaattcaccatTATAAAAGGaggatacacatttttaaataaagatatttaaactTTGTATTCCTCTGCTACCTACAATTATTCCTATGGGAGCTCTGGCCTCAGATTAGTATCAGAAGCACAGTCTCACACAAGTCAGCTGCAACCGCAGCCTACCCACAGTGCCAGCTGCTCAGAACGAAGGCAGAACCCAGCAGGGGCAAAGCTTGGAAGCACAGGGTTTTGCCATCCCACTGCAGAGTAGTGGCATTCTCACCAGTAACAGGCTGgagctccacaagggcagagGACAGAGTGCTGCTTAGCACCTGGTACTGAGTTACAGCGAGGTGCGCATTCCGGCTGGTCCGTATTTTCACCATTTTCCCATTGTCCATGCGGTAGCTCGGGGACAGTGTCATCTGAAGTCAAAGAGATCAGGATATGATTTCCAAGGAAAAGCAGAAACCCATGCCTTGGGGAGGCAGTTCACCCACCTTGTGGTGTTGCTGCTGGCCTTGCACCTCTTTCTCAATGATGGGGATATCCACAACTCCTGCTGAGGGCACAGGGACACGCACAGTGATGGCCCTGAGGGTGACATGCAGATCACTGCTTTAGCCACAGAATCAAGAGAAGAGCTCCATGGATTTGGCCGCTTAGAGAATTTCACACTAGACCTTCTGTACTAATGCAGTCATTTCTTATGATTGGACGGTCCCA of Cynocephalus volans isolate mCynVol1 chromosome 4, mCynVol1.pri, whole genome shotgun sequence contains these proteins:
- the RPUSD4 gene encoding pseudouridylate synthase RPUSD4, mitochondrial; this translates as MAAPGCSAPCLWVRGTGQRLGSLFTLVSKPFCSAAAASRPLDARRLAERLRAQKREQKTENVSVPTNPVQRRVQELVRFTQQLQRVHPNVLAKALSRGILHQDKDLVVIDKPYGLPVHGGPGVKLCISDVLPILAKMLHGHKAEPLHLCHRLDKETTGVMVLAWEKEVAHQVQELFRTRQVSKKYWAITVRVPVPSAGVVDIPIIEKEVQGQQQHHKMTLSPSYRMDNGKMVKIRTSRNAHLAVTQYQVLSSTLSSALVELQPVTGIKHQLRVHLSFGLDCPVLGDHKYSDWNKLAPQKLSVGILKRLGLQQSKARHVPLHLHARQLVLPAMGSRKEELNLVCKLPRFFVHSLRRLGLEMPDQDQNGGNEAGLLGAQ